The region AACCAGGGATCAAATTATGATGCTGCCCGTGTTGGCATTCTCAAACGCATGGCCGATCAAATATGGAATGTTAACCCCAATGCCTATGTGATTCTTGAGCATTTCGCCGACAATACCGAGGAAAAAGCGCTGGCAGAATACGGCATGCTCATCTGGGGAAATATGAACTACACATACAACGAGTCAACAATGGGCTGGTTAACAAATTCCAACTTCTCAGGTATTTCATACAAAACCCGCGGATGGGGAGTCCCACATCTGATAGGTTATATGGAAAGCCATGATGAAGAGCGGTTGATGTATAAAAACATTACCTATGGCAACTCGGCCAATCCAATGCATGATGTGAAAGATACAACCATCGCTTTGCAACGGCAGAAAACTGCGGCAGCTTTATTCTTTTCAATCCCAGGCCCAAAAATGATCTGGCAATTTGGAGAACTGGGTTATGACTATTCAATTAACCATTGCCCCGACGGCACTATTAATGATAATTGCCGCACAAGCGCCAAACCTATACGCTGGGATTACACCGAAGAAGGCTACAGAGACGGAGTCTTCACAACATATGCGCAACTGATCAGATTAAAGAAGCACTATGATGTTTTCCGTAGCACTGATTTCAGCACTTCGCTGAGCGGAGCCATTAAATTTGTTAAATTGAATCATGCATCAATGAATGCATTGGTAATCGGGAACTTCGATGTTCAGGCAGGTAATGCTACTCCACAATTCCAGCATACAGGCTGGTGGTATGAATATTTCAGTGGCGACTCGCTCAACGTTACCGATGTGAACATGAGCTTACAGCTTCAGCCCTCTGAATACAGGCTTTACACTTCTGTAAATGTTGTAGGTATAGATGAGCTTAACCCCGCCGGAACCGGTTCCGGCAATCTCACTATTTCACCGAACCCGGCTGAAAGCCATGTAAACATTGGGTTCACATTACTTGAAAACTATCAGGTTGTTCTTGAATTATATAGCCTCCAGGGCAAAAAAGTCGCGACGGTTCATGAGGGCGAATTAAAAAGAGGCGGGCATACTATTTCGTATGAACTCCCTGCCCATCTTTCATCAGGCCTTTACGTAGTAAGAATGTTGAAAGGCAACCAGGTTATTTCGCAAAAGTTTATCATTCCGTAAATACACTTTCAGGTAAAATAACTCAGAAGCTGAAACATCAGAAGCACAAACCTGAAAACTGGTCGTGGTGATCTTAAGAATTCAGTAAATCTTTATATGCATCACCTCTTTTCTTATGCGTTCAGGTGCAGAAGCAGCAACGGGAACCAAACTTTTAAGTGAGCCCCTCAATACCCAATATTCCAGAAAAATAAAATGGCGCTATCCTACCGGTCCGGCCTACAAAGCGGTTAACCAATTGCAGATTTTATCAAATGCTTCTACCAGCCTCGGGCTTATTTCATTCACAAACTGCCCGTTCAGCGGTTTTCCATTTTCAATCTTTGAGGCAGCCTCAAGAGAAGCTTTCCCATCAAAGTCCACATAGGCAATACGGGCGGTGAGTTCTTCGGGCTGTCGGCCAAAATCAGCGCCCGGGAGTATGGCCACACCGGTTTCTTCCAACAACGCTTCACAAAGTTCCACACTTGTCAGGATGCCCCGTTCCTTAAGCTTCTCACTGTAAAAACCGAAATCGGCAAAGAGGTAGAAAGCCCCATCGGGCATTGGAACCGAAACATTTGCTTCATGCAGTTTCTGAACAAGCAATTTTGCAATGGCCCGTAGCACCCGCCTCGATTGGTGCAGGTATTCATCAATATCGGCTCCCCCGTTGAAAGCAGTTACAGCCGCATGCTGGATTGGAGCGCTTGTAGCCGTATAGGTTTCGCTTGCCACAATAGCCATAGCATCAAGCAACCAGCGCAGATTGGGTGGGAACACAAAAGTTCCCAGTCGCCAGCCACCTGCGCCACACCATTTACTTAAACCTGTACTTACAATGGTTCCTTCAGGATAATACCGGGCAATGGACACATGCTGCCCGTGGTGATGGATCATTCCATAAATCTCGTCAGAAATTAGAATTACATGATACTTGCGTGCTACCTGGGCAAGCAGCTTCAGGCGCTCGATCGGATAGCTTGATCCAACCGGGTTGCTCGGATAATTGATGATCACAACGCGCGGACGGTCGGGATCGGTACGGCAAATCAGGTCTAATTTCTCTGGGCTTAATCTCC is a window of Bacteroidales bacterium DNA encoding:
- a CDS encoding aminotransferase class I/II-fold pyridoxal phosphate-dependent enzyme; this translates as MQNNKKQALAVNLNLNVRGLSPSSTLAINERSNQLIKQGRTIYKLGLGQSPFPVPERVVESLRQHAHEKDYLPVRGLPALREAISGFLNRTQGIERSADDVIVGPGSKELIFILQLVYYGDLIIPTPSWVSYSPQARIIGRHVHWVPTTSENNWRLSPEKLDLICRTDPDRPRVVIINYPSNPVGSSYPIERLKLLAQVARKYHVILISDEIYGMIHHHGQHVSIARYYPEGTIVSTGLSKWCGAGGWRLGTFVFPPNLRWLLDAMAIVASETYTATSAPIQHAAVTAFNGGADIDEYLHQSRRVLRAIAKLLVQKLHEANVSVPMPDGAFYLFADFGFYSEKLKERGILTSVELCEALLEETGVAILPGADFGRQPEELTARIAYVDFDGKASLEAASKIENGKPLNGQFVNEISPRLVEAFDKICNWLTAL